A window of Candidatus Sericytochromatia bacterium contains these coding sequences:
- the tuf gene encoding elongation factor Tu (EF-Tu; promotes GTP-dependent binding of aminoacyl-tRNA to the A-site of ribosomes during protein biosynthesis; when the tRNA anticodon matches the mRNA codon, GTP hydrolysis results; the inactive EF-Tu-GDP leaves the ribosome and release of GDP is promoted by elongation factor Ts; many prokaryotes have two copies of the gene encoding EF-Tu), whose product PGDNIQMEIELITPVAIEQGMRFAIREGGRTVGAGVVASIKV is encoded by the coding sequence CCCGGCGACAACATCCAGATGGAGATCGAGCTGATCACGCCGGTGGCCATCGAGCAGGGCATGCGCTTCGCGATCCGCGAGGGCGGCCGCACGGTGGGTGCTGGCGTCGTGGCCTCCATCAAGGTCTAA